In Daphnia magna isolate NIES linkage group LG6, ASM2063170v1.1, whole genome shotgun sequence, the following are encoded in one genomic region:
- the LOC116924650 gene encoding titin isoform X2: MASEFSKGKTLVVLAIVIGCFAILWPKIFYPMFQASVAPTTLQQQPIKEPAGALCCGVVFESDASSMAFLNELCSQVLKNREGISPDRTLSLCHHELMNKCGIDLEDVVKSDVDGAVVDRRLSSKFHGRVRAQNLTSCLEINFGIDENLVRAKKSYHRPSDVLYPRHMRPERPPHLHPDMMHPALREKGRVIPPTRTIEKQAKPGPMPGMRPPMGGAPHIVSPSQGSGGMGILMPIYTIGIVVFFLYTMMKIMFKKPASEEETIPRIKDFHMDAEHRKYLFAEEYCSGVPGAVSEMSVKEYAILQEQQRQLLLQEQRRSRSKTPEVFAKKDELKPVLEHVCQKTEVVAEESVNKSEPAQEESVVEEIVEEVIIPRSPKMDTEGKPIGQWYLPPGFASGHAASDDENETGSDDIDLNDADERSLRLAFAALKAQKEEEVDQLRRRLEETERAMERICRQMGDVTDKLSTSAVADLLTPQLSSDKTNEELADENDQECRPGQLEEQVSLNTPEEESKDFSLPESVKIAVLQSSQEIQDPVEEEFCRTSTAESESFLRSFVRRLPSERQPSEVEEEIVTENILSATSAPVVETVQEQESQPQVEVTVDEKLISETESAKEEVKAQEEPIHVEIQEVVEELLKCEVESVREPIQEDAVEEKPTLEVESVEEHPVMQEEVVSQLHTEAESEPELRQQGHAKPNEGEWCLQASEINEESREPEIAPDDEQIQDEECRLQEKVQETIVSQVEAVPESPVIQEEETSQSYAEEPQPSDAEVTSVEEQTHEEGGHLQVEETVKKTLASEVESVSESSAMQEDEISQSYSEETKQSEPDVTSVEDKTPEEGWQLNVEETVEKTVASQVELVLESPAIQEEEISQSYAEETELTQEFANSKEDEDSLLATEANEEVLETKESTQELLQPEDYQLVNDNTIEETPTPKAESNVEFVHEQIHKDPLLTEKTVESEQQVDDTECQSQTELVVEEKTTPEPESHVELIDQQLAEEECQLSTEIVERKTSEDQYPVAFDEEEIQDGAYQLQSENTTEEKSTCEAESLVESVHEETQEECLLLTEKTVEAPSSVDLTEQQIEETECQLQTELIVSEKTVTELESQVEIVDQQAAEEQGQLPTDITIEEKTSENESPVVLSEEEIHEECQLQSDNVMEEKSAFDAESPTELGQEDIQKECPLSIEKTIEEQLTSEAELPVELAEEQMVKEECQPYTELIVEENTVSELKPPVEVDDEQVAEEECHLPDETAVETSKSLVDSVHGHVEEEERQSQTETTVQEEPSSAAESQVEFVREPTHDQENQVHIEEAFDEQLISEIEAQIECHHDLAHEEENQPETKERVEELKLSKVESVQQTVAHDENVIQIEEAAAEQSTPEIKPAFEQSYTQEAGQSQSFEETPQSEQTLVQEPSEESNSEGVETVKEALVPVSEPVHEYVQEECQKQIEQPVEELQMSTVESVQDEAEKEEAGPTEEILDKKPENECDQEMSSKQEDDKLQIEETETNQEFTNSEEGESSLMDGETIEEILESEIDSVRDLTIAEDEQTNIEDITEDGLEVETDFVAEIPEMPKDETPNKVEEVSQVEGVPERQVEPILQSTDVVLQESQQKVEEIVIATPCSKLKLQEANASNVRQGSEERKMTVNVCGMDVTACMEDCGKMPTGLLPKVTEKHHVVKHEPHDMDRVISVFLDTAIRPDSHLVVSEAECSAEIVPPEQLDLDENEYETSPVVLSGKMTLSVIGMELNAESPELQEEPLYTVEEPDAAPRVRFSEPTDRIFLIPVDPEEELIPDDSYSRQDEFRTEEEDEQIENPSVAYRPPTPPLQHLDDNGDTEFLTYEQLEEVGEVDVSAEEIEKEYHQEIPVPETPVPETSMEETTEILDTVRSEDSTLLETELPVGVDQSLIDAVESQIISAEEKEALEESKIHVSDVSNYVENAEAIPAVDEHISIGQMVEKIRVAMEESSPITVDVVSSVEESVQTKYTEDESFVSSNDVTFEQDPTVDECVPTKTTKPGRSIQSALDEMVDSIITESIADSVVESLRREECDTLTENVNTSSENPEDVTGSPSAKTDKLLDSETEKALLDADHQILSTSDSVAEADDFERNREVGEMEHALEQIEVSLHKAEQSRQMEEEEVKNVPNQTEGYSEDVESEPSISGFIIREDFPEEDETQPMTEEEILQARQEIEEIKKLLADVSSGVVHQSQVSTGSSNIVTELAYAMAEEAASAAAASKGSSPDMDEYEVIQSTRPAESSETSLAAAGAIASEKPTSTNNDS; the protein is encoded by the exons TCGATCGACGGCTGAGCAGCAAATTCCACGGTCGCGTTCGAGCGCAGAACCTCACCAGTTGTCTGGAAATCAACTTTGGCATCGACGAAAACCTAGTCAGGGCTAAGAAGAGCTACCACAGACCTTCAGATGTGCTCTATCCAC GACATATGCGACCTGAGCGACCTCCCCATTTGCATCCGGACATGATGCATCCGGCACTTCGCGAAAAGGGAAGAGTCATACCACCCACACGCACCATCGAAAAACAGGCCAAG CCCGGCCCTATGCCCGGAATGCGTCCGCCCATGGGAGGAGCCCCTCACATTGTTTCGCCTTCCCAAGGATCCGGTGGCATGGGCATCCTAATGCCGATCTACACAATTGGCATCGTCGTTTTCTTCCTTTACACAATGATGAAG ATCATGTTCAAAAAGCCTGCATCTGAAGAGGAAACCATACCTCGCATTAAAGACTTCCATATGGATGCAGAGCATCGTAAATACCTTTTTGCGGAAGAGTATTGTTCCGGAGTTCCAGGCGCGGTGTCGGAAATGTCCGTCAAAGAATATGCCATTCTACAGGAACAACAAAGACAATTGTTGCTTCAAGAGCAGAGAAGGAGTCGCTCCAAAACCCCAGAAGTCTTCGCCAAAAAAGATG AATTGAAACCAGTTTTGGAGCACGTATGTCAAAAGACGGAAGTGGTTGCTGAAGAAAGCGTTAACAAATCAGAACCAGCTCAAGAGGAATCTGTAGTGGAAGAAATTGTAGAGGAGGTGATCATCCCGCGTAGCCCCAAAATGGACACGGAAGGCAAACCGATTG GTCAATGGTACCTGCCACCAGGATTTGCCAGCGGACATGCTGCAAGCGACGATGAGAACGAGACGGGTTCTGATGACATTGATCTCAACGACGCCGATGAACGTTCACTCCGCCTGGCTTTTGCCGCACTCAAAGCCCAGA AGGAGGAGGAAGTGGATCAACTGCGCCGCCGACTGGAGGAGACTGAACGAGCCATGGAGCGTATCTGTCGCCAAATGGGTGACGTCACTGATAAACTTTCAACTTCTGCCGTAGCCGACCTTCTCACCCCGCAACTGTCTTCTGATAAG ACTAACGAAGAACTTGCGGATGAAAACGATCAAGAATGCAGACCGGGCCAACTGGAAGAACAAGTTAGTCTGAATACTCCAGAGGAAGAAAGCAAAGACTTTTCATTACCCGAATCGGTGAAGATCGCTGTGCTTCAGAGCTCGCAAGAGATCCAAGATCCAGTTGAAGAGGAGTTTTGCCGAACGTCAACCGCTGAGAGTGAATCTTTCCTTCGCTCGTTTGTACGCAGATTGCCATCTGAAAGGCAGCCAAGTGAAGTGGAAGAAGAAATTGTGACAGAGAACATTCTGTCTGCAACTTCTGCACCTGTAGTTGAAACTGTCCAAGAGCAAGAGAGTCAACCTCAAGTTGAAGTAACAGTAGACGAAAAGCTAATATCCGAAACCGAATCCGCTAAAGAAGAAGTCAAAGCACAGGAAGAACCAATCCACGTTGAAATCCAAGAAGTGGTTGAAGAGCTATTGAAATGTGAAGTTGAGTCTGTTCGAGAGCCGATACAAGAAGATGCAGTCGAAGAAAAACCTACGCTGGAAGTCGAATCTGTCGAGGAGCATCCGGTCATGCAAGAGGAAGTAGTAAGTCAGCTCCACACTGAAGCAGAATCGGAACCTGAGCTTAGACAGCAAGGGCATGCCAAACCAAATGAGGGAGAATGGTGTTTGCAAGCCAGtgaaataaatgaagaatCACGAGAACCAGAAATCGCACCAGATGACGAACAGATACAAGACGAGGAATGCCGGTTACAAGAAAAAGTTCAAGAAACAATTGTATCACAAGTGGAGGCTGTACCGGAGTCACCTGTCATACAAGAGGAAGAAACCAGCCAATCTTATGCCGAAGAACCGCAACCATCGGATGCAGAAGTCACCTCGGTAGAAGAACAGACGCACGAAGAAGGAGGCCACTTACAAGTTGAAGAAACTGTTAAAAAAACGTTGGCATCAGAAGTGGAGTCTGTATCGGAATCATCTGCCATGCAAGAGGACGAAATTAGCCAATCTTATTCCGAAGAAACGAAACAATCGGAACCAGACGTCACATCTGTTGAAGATAAGACACCAGAAGAGGGATGGCAGTTAAACGTTGAGGAAACTGTTGAAAAAACCGTAGCATCACAAGTGGAGCTTGTACTGGAGTCCCCTGCcatacaagaagaagaaatcagcCAATCTTATGCCGAAGAAACGGAACTTACACAAGAGTTTGCCAATTCTAAAGAGGATGAGGACAGCTTGCTGGCTACTGAAGCCAACGAAGAAGTGCTGGAAACCAAGGAGTCCACCCAAGAACTATTACAGCCAGAGGACTACCAATTGGTGAACGATAACACAATCGAAGAGACGCCCACACCTAAAGCTGAATCCAACGTCGAATTTGTTCACGAACAGATACATAAGGATCCACTTCTGACTGAAAAAACTGTTGAATCTGAACAACAGGTGGATGATACGGAATGCCAGTCGCAAACAGAGCTGGTAGTCGAGGAGAAGACTACACCTGAACCGGAATCTCATGTCGAACTTATTGACCAACAACTTGCCGAGGAAGAATGTCAATTATCGACTGAGATCgtcgaaagaaaaacatctgAAGATCAATATCCGGTCGCCTTTGATGAAGAAGAGATTCAAGACGGCGCATACCAGTTGCAGTCCGAGAACACTACCGAAGAAAAGTCGACTTGTGAAGCTGAATCTCTAGTTGAATCAGTCCATGAAGAGACACAAGAGGAATGCCTGTTGTTGACTGAGAAAACAGTCGAAGCCCCATCTTCAGTTGATTTGACTGAACAGCAGATAGAAGAGACGGAATGTCAGTTGCAGACTGAGTTGATAGTTTCGGAGAAGACTGTAACTGAACTAGAATCCCAAGTCGAAATTGTTGACCAACAGGCTGCTGAGGAACAAGGTCAGTTGCCTACTGACATCACTATCGAAGAGAAGACATCTGAAAATGAATCTCCAGTCGTCCTTAGTGAAGAAGAGATACATGAGGAATGCCAGTTGCAGTCTGATAACGTCATGGAAGAAAAATCGGCATTTGATGCAGAATCTCCAACTGAATTGGGTCAGGAAGATATACAAAAGGAATGTCCGTTGTCAATTGAGAAAACTATTGAAGAGCAGCTTACATCTGAAGCCGAATTGCCAGTTGAATTGGCTGAAGAACAGATGGTAAAGGAAGAATGCCAGCCGTACACAGAGCTGATTGTCGAGGAAAATACTGTTTCTGAACTGAAACCCCCAGTCGAAGTTGACGACGAACAGGTTGCTGAAGAAGAATGTCATTTACCAGATGAGACTGCTGTCGAAACATCTAAATCTCTAGTCGATTCGGTTCATGGAcacgtagaagaagaagaacgtcaGTCGCAGACTGAGACTACTGTTCAAGAGGAACCCTCATCTGCTGCTGAATCCCAGGTAGAATTTGTTCGAGAGCCAACCCACGATCAGGAAAATCAGGTGCATATCGAAGAAGCTTTTGATGAGcaacttatttctgaaattgaagCTCAAATCGAGTGTCATCACGATCTTGCACATGAAGAGGAAAATCAACCTGAAACTAAAGAAAGAGTTGAAGAATTGAAATTATCTAAAGTTGAATCTGTCCAGCAGACAGTGGCCCACGATGAAAATGTTATCCAAATTGAAGAAGCAGCTGCGGAGCAATCAACACCAGAAATCAAACCTGCCTTCGAACAATCTTACACACAAGAAGCAGGGCAAAGCCAATCTTTCGAGGAAACTCCTCAATCAGAACAGACCCTTGTTCAAGAGCCCTCAGAAGAAAGCAATTCTGAAGGGGTTGAAACAGTTAAGGAAGCGCTTGTGCCCGTTTCCGAACCAGTTCACGAATACGTACAAGAGGAATGTCAGAAGCAAATTGAGCAGCCTGTCGAAGAGTTGCAAATGTCAACAGTCGAATCTGTCCAGGATGAGGCGGAAAAAGAGGAAGCCGGTCCGACTGAAGAAATATTGGACAAGAAACCTGAAAATGAATGTGATCAGGAAATGTCTAGTAAACAAGAAGATGATAAATTGCAAATAGAAGAAACAGAAACTAACCAGGAGTTTACCAATTCAGAAGAGGGAGAAAGCAGCTTGATGGACGGTGAAACAATCGAGGAAATATTAGAATCCGAAATCGATTCTGTCCGAGATCTAACTATTGCCGAAGATgaacaaacaaatattgaaGATATTACTGAAGATGGCTTGGAAGTCGAAACAGATTTTGTTGCTGAAATACCTGAAATGCCAAAAGACGAAACTCCGAATAAAGTTGAAGAAGTTTCCCAAGTCGAAGGGGTTCCAGAAAGACAAGTAGAACCTATTTTGCAATCAACGGACGTAGTGCTACAGGAAAGCCAACAGAAAGTTGAAGAAATTGTCATTGCTACTCCTTGTAGTAAACTTAAACTCCAGGAAGCCAATGCATCTAACGTTCGTCAAGGATCAGAGGAACGAAAAATGACCGTAAACGTCTGTGGCATGGACGTTACAGCGTGCATGGAAGACTGCGGAAAGATGCCGACTGGTTTGCTGCCTAAAGTAACAGAAAAACACCACGTAGTTAAACACGAGCCCCATGACATGGACAGAGTCATTTCCGTATTTCTGGATACAGCCATCAGACCAGACAGCCATCTGGTGGTCTCCGAGGCTGAATGTTCCGCCGAAATTGTTCCTCCAGAGCAGCTGGATCTCGACGAAAACGAGTACGAAACGAGTCCGGTTGTCTTGTCAGGAAAGATGACGCTTTCTGTGATCGGAATGGAACTGAACGCAGAATCTCCAGAACTTCAAGAAGAACCGCTTTACACCGTCGAGGAACCTGATGCAGCTCCCCGTGTTCGGTTTTCCGAGCCGACTGACAGAATCTTTTTGATACCAGTCGATCCGGAGGAAGAGTTGATTCCAGATGACTCATATTCACGACAGGACGAATTTAGAACAGAAGAAGAGGACGAGCAGATTGAAAATCCATCCGTAGCGTATCGGCCTCCTACACCCCCTCTTCAGCATCTGGATGATAACGGTGATACAGAATTTTTAACTTATGAACAGCTAGAAGAAGTTGGTGAGGTGGATGTCTCTGCTgaggaaattgaaaaagaatatCATCAGGAAATTCCAGTTCCGGAAACACCCGTTCCCGAAACTTCGATGGAAGAGACAACGGAAATATTGGACACTGTTCGTTCAGAAGATTCAACTTTACTTGAGACTGAATTACCGGTAGGAGTTGACCAATCTTTGATAGACGCAGTGGAGTCACAAATCATTTCAGCCGAAGAAAAGGAAGCTTTAGAGGAAAGCAAAATTCACGTTTCAGACGTGTCTAATTATGTTGAGAACGCTGAAGCTATTCCAGCCGTCGACGAACACATCAGCATAGGACAGATGgtggaaaaaattagggtgGCTATGGAGGAATCTTCGCCTATAACTGTGGATGTCGTGTCGTCGGTGGAAGAATCCGTACAGACCAAATATACCGAAGACGAATCATTCGTGTCATCAAATGATGTCACGTTTGAGCAAGACCCAACAGTTGACGAATGCGTTCCAACGAAGACTACCAAACCGGGACGATCCATACAGAGTGCTCTTGATGAAATGGTGGATTCCATCATTACAGAATCCATAGCAGATTCCGTTGTCGAGTCTCTTCGCAGAGAAGAATGTGATACGTTGACTGAGAATGTCAACACCAGTTCGGAAAATCCGGAAGATGTAACCGGATCGCCATCGGCAAAGACAGATAAACTGCTGGATTCAGAAACAGAAAAAGCCCTCCTCGATGCAGACCATCAAATCTTATCTACATCAGACTCGGTTGCAGAAGCAGATGATTTCGAGCGAAATCGTGAAGTGGGAGAAATGGAACACGCTCTGGAACAGATTGAAGTGAGCCTACACAAAGCGGAACAATCAAGGCAAATGGAAGAAGAGGAGGTGAAAAATGTACCCAACCAAACGGAGGGGTATAGCGAAGACGTTGAATCGGAGCCATCAATTAGCGGCTTTATCATTCGTGAAGATTTCCCGGAAGAGGACGAAACACAGCCCATGACTGAAGAAGAGATCCTGCAAGCTCGGCAGGAAATTGAAGAGATCAAGAAACTATTGGCCGATGTTTCCTCTGGGGTAGTCCACCAATCCCAAGTATCAACTGGATCTTCGAACATCGTCACAGAATTGGCTTAT GCTATGGCTGAAGAAGCTGCTTCAGCAGCTGCTGCAAGCAAAGGGTCATCACCTGATATGGATGAATACGAAGTCATTCAGTCAACCAGACCAGCAGAATCCTCAGAAACTTCACTCGCGGCAGCAGGTGCCATCGCATCAGAAAAACCCACTTCCACAAACAACGACAGTTAA